A genomic window from Engraulis encrasicolus isolate BLACKSEA-1 chromosome 14, IST_EnEncr_1.0, whole genome shotgun sequence includes:
- the sfi1 gene encoding protein SFI1 homolog isoform X3: MRIQAEQAEKLEAAAQHHHRHLLRSVVRGLSVNVSRSKTYRLNNHLALQHYDQTVLRWSWGLWQQHVEQRENSHLEPQISSALRQHSNTVLRHHLNLWKDRFKECMYIKDLSHQADAWFAKCTLPQYFSAWMVFTEYSKTYGDRKKEAQLFNQRRVCSWAFYTWWARSDEEKDFRLAERTAVLHEEQVSARRIWEHWRQAAQVKAQERERAAAADEMHSHTLLRRALHLWRTRTKGIQTSHQQEKLAKRHVYLQRAQRVWTTWQKFVKRKREKKKRLEAVDHHHNSRLLTKSLQAWKEHHLQTQQVYSSAEESHRSQKQQRLREFFLLWRNNATLLAGERSAEERAALHHKHRLVAKILLAWRHVTVERKQQHTHDEMALSQAQVALNRRGLQVALLQWRERSRLMRTERAKEEEAAHLHSQTLLRKCLHSWSCWHRQQKTQQVMKEKANALFRQRTCRVFFTRWEAALETSRREAEWTEKALWHWSLGLQAKVLDAWRAWLLDRKRKQQRLAAASQVFRGHLLREGITHILTYAEHMDRFTASLAQTTQEQSCRRLQAVVRRCALRWKLRALCSSRGQEEISNNKATKTQKKSVSFSLPKDLAVQDAAASLFTQSTSQSGTAPLADLGGTVMPHLPVELQPMKLPRAEMGQGDHSVREQLSFLKRSMIPPRIPAFLLDPLGQHQIGSEVQDSSQTTRPCADSASLCQANGEQERATSVPVSHSHMPANLTSMAAMHSASAGHLTTDCAPVSPSPAPAAPSPPHPLPLPVGTSGISLSYPPRLATPVPSTSQKPAASLLQSDTSSDVLLTPSAFMVPHAPSMEKDSRLKLMESHMHLSKPSPPIGLYAGRSKQVVEEEVGDDDDDEQRSAEEALRTTSLTRELISIQLDMQRYQHDRTQLSTWRKQEHVLRSWLETTGGEVEAAETLNVQQELSELELNIEHLSELQANQKLLMMRHGARIQSIEGFLKRQRLKADAVH; this comes from the exons ATGAGAATACAAGCAGAGCAGGCTGAGAAGCTGGAGGCTGCTGCTCAACACCATCATCGCCACCTGCTG AGAAGTGTTGTGAGAGGACTGTCTGTGAATGTCTCCCGGAGTAAAACCTATCGCCTCAACAATCACCTGGCCCTACAGCACTACGACCAGACT GTTCTGCGGTGGTCTTGGGGCCTGTGGCAGCAGcatgtggagcagagagagaacagCCACCTGGAACCCCAGATCAGCTCAGCACTGCGCCAACACAG CAATACTGTGCTAAGGCATCACCTGAACCTATGGAAAGACCGCTTTAAAGAATGCATGTACATAAAG GACCTGAGTCACCAAGCAGACGCATGGTTTGCGAAGTGTACCCTACCTCAGTACTTTAGTGCCTGGATGGTGTTCACAGAATACAGCAAGACATACGGGGATAGGAAGAAGGAAGCCCAGCTATTCAACCA ACGTCGCGTCTGCTCCTGGGCCTTCTACACCTGGTGGGCACGCTCAGACGAGGAGAAAGACTTCAGACTGGCGGAAAGAACA GCCGTGCTGCATGAGGAGCAGGTGAGTGCGAGGCGCATATGGGAGCACTGGAGGCAGGCAGCCCAGGTTaaagcacaggagagagagagggctgcagCTGCTGATGAGATGCACAGCCACACACTGCTGAGACGAGCGCTCCATCTGTGGAGAACCAGGACCAAGGGCATCCAGACCAG CCATCAACAAGAGAAGCTGGCCAAGCGCCATGTTTACCTGCAGCGTGCACAACGCGTCTGGACCACCTGGCAGAAG TTTGTcaaaaggaagagggagaagaagaagagactgGAGGCGGTAGACCATCATCACAACTCCAGGCTTCTCACCAAGTCTCTACAGGCCTGGAag gagcaCCATCTTCAGACTCAGCAGGTGTACAGCAGTGCTGAGGAGTCCCATCGCAGCCAGAAACAGCAACGACTAAG GGAATTTTTTCTCCTGTGGAGGAACAACGCTACCCTGTTGGCTGGGGAGAGAAGTGCGGAGGAGAGAGCAGCGCTTCATCACAAACACAGACTTGTGGCGAAG aTCTTGTTGGCATGGCGACATGTCACTGTTGAGAGGAAGCAACAGCACACACATGATGAGATGGCCCTGTCACAAGCCCAAGTGGCACTAAACAGAC GTGGTTTGCAAGTGGCCTTGCTCCAGTGGAGGGAGCGGAGCAGGCTCATGAGGACGGAGAGGGCAAAGGAAGAGGAGGCCGCCCACctgcacagccaaacactacTCAGGAAATGCCTCCACTCATGGAGCTGCTGGCACCGACAGCAGAAgacacagcag GTCATGAAGGAGAAGGCCAATGCACTGTTCCGGCAGAGGACCTGTCGTGTATTCTTCACACGCTGGGAAGCTGCA CTGGAGACCAGTCGGAGAGAGGCAGAGTGGACAGAGAAGGCTCTTTGGCACTGGTCCCTCGGCTTGCAGGCCAAG GTACTGGACGCCTGGAGGGCGTGGCTGCTGGACAGGAAGAGGAAGCAGCAGCGTCTGGCCGCCGCCTCTCAGGTCTTCCGAGGACACCTGCTGAGGGAAGGCATCACTCACATCCTCACCTACGCAGAGCACATGGACCGCTTCACAGCCAGCCTGGCCCAGACCACCCAGGaacag AGTTGTCGGCGGCTGCAGGCCGTGGTGAGGAGATGTGCGCTGCGCTGGAAGCTGCGGGCGCTCTGCAGCTCCAGAGGACAGGAAGAGATCAGTAATAATAAAGCCACCAAGACTCAAAAGAAGAGCGTGAGCTTCAGTCTGCCAAAGGACTTGGCCGTCCAGGACGCGGCCGCCAGCCTCTTTACCCAGAGCACTTCCCAGAGCGGCACAGCGCCCCTGGCTGACCTCGGTGGAACTGTGATGCCACATCTGCCCGTTGAGTTGCAGCCAATGAAACTGCCACGGGCCGAGATGGGCCAGGGAGATCATTCCGTCAGAGAACAGCT GTCGTTTTTAAAACGCTCCATGATTCCCCCTCGGATCCCAGCGTTTTTACTTGATCCACTTGGACAACACCAAATAGGGAGCGAAGTACAGGACAG cAGCCAGACGACTCGCCCTTGTGCAGACTCTGCATCACTGTGCCAGGCTAATGGAGAGCAGGAGCGTGCCACCTCTGTGCCAGTCTCCCACTCACATATGCCCGCTAACCTAACCTCTATGGCAGCCATGCACTCTGCCAGCGCTGGGCATTTGACTACTGATTGTGCTCCAGTCTCACCGAGCCCCGCTCCTGCCGCGCCCAGCCCTCCGCACCCTCTGCCACTTCCTGTGGGCACCTCAGGGATCTCGCTCTCCTACCCCCCGCGGCTTGCCACGCCAGTGCCCAGCACTTCACAGAAACCAGCAGCCTCACTACTACAGTCAGACACCAGCAGTGATGTGTTGCTGACGCCATCTGCGTTTATGGTTCCCCATGCACCGTCCATG gaAAAGGATTCCAGGCTGAAGCTGATGGAATCTCATATGCACTTAAGCAAACCCTCTCCACCGATAG GTTTGTATGCAGGCAGATCAaagcaggtggtggaggaggaggttggtgatgatgatgatgatgagcagcGTAGTGCTGAAGAGGCTCTGCGGACCACGTCACTCACACGAGAGCTCATAAGCATCCAGCTGGACATGCAGCGCTACCAGCATGACCGGACACAACTGAG cacGTGGCGTAAGCAGGAGCATGTGCTGAGGAGCTGGCTGGAGACCACAGGAGGGGAAGTGGAGGCCGCAGAGACCCTCAATGTCCAGCAGGAGCTGAGCGAG